A single region of the Arthrobacter sp. V1I7 genome encodes:
- a CDS encoding DNA recombination protein RmuC, giving the protein MDAFALILALLMLLVGAVAGAAAAYVFLRRRYQAVEQDFDDVSARLSEVNARFAAADAERRLLAAQNRELGESRTQDGSVLRALAPVAEKLTAVQQQVSLLERDRLEQYGQLAQQLQEARLSDEQLLRSTHALESALRSNSARGQWGEVQLRRVVEAAGMLRHVDFHEQLHSAATDNSVRPDLVVQLPGAKQLVVDAKVPLAAYLEAQELGAAAGQRTPPHGPNGQQVLLLAHAKALKVHVDALSNKKYWDIPGNSPELVVCFLPAESILAAALSADPALLDYALSKNVVLASPGTLLAVLKSVAFTWRQDVLTDSARELFELAHQLYERMGTLGENVTKLGTSLKTSVDRYNSMIGTLEARVLPTARKLNSLDAAGLTTPVSIEVTPRSVAAPELQSEHDAAESAA; this is encoded by the coding sequence ATGGATGCTTTTGCACTGATTCTCGCCCTGCTCATGCTTCTCGTGGGCGCCGTTGCCGGCGCCGCGGCAGCCTATGTGTTCCTCCGCCGCCGTTACCAGGCCGTCGAACAGGACTTCGACGACGTCTCGGCCCGGCTCTCCGAGGTCAACGCCCGGTTTGCCGCGGCCGACGCCGAGCGGCGCCTCCTCGCGGCACAGAACCGGGAGCTCGGCGAATCCAGGACGCAGGACGGCAGTGTGCTGCGCGCACTGGCGCCGGTGGCGGAGAAGCTCACGGCGGTCCAGCAGCAGGTTTCCCTGCTGGAGCGGGACCGGCTGGAGCAGTACGGCCAGCTGGCCCAGCAGTTGCAGGAAGCACGGCTCTCCGACGAGCAGTTGTTGCGCTCGACGCACGCCCTGGAGTCGGCGTTGAGATCCAACAGCGCCCGGGGCCAGTGGGGCGAGGTCCAGTTGCGCCGCGTCGTGGAAGCGGCCGGGATGCTGCGGCATGTCGATTTCCACGAACAGCTGCACAGCGCCGCGACGGATAACAGCGTCCGGCCCGACCTCGTCGTGCAGCTTCCCGGGGCGAAGCAGCTTGTGGTGGACGCGAAGGTTCCGCTCGCGGCCTACCTGGAGGCCCAGGAGCTCGGTGCCGCCGCCGGACAGCGCACGCCGCCGCACGGGCCCAACGGTCAGCAGGTCCTGCTCTTGGCCCACGCGAAGGCCCTCAAGGTCCATGTGGACGCGCTGAGCAACAAGAAGTACTGGGACATCCCGGGCAACTCCCCGGAGCTGGTGGTGTGCTTCCTGCCGGCGGAATCGATCCTGGCGGCTGCCCTCTCGGCCGACCCGGCCCTGCTGGACTATGCACTGTCGAAGAACGTGGTGCTCGCCTCGCCCGGAACCCTGCTGGCGGTCCTGAAGTCGGTCGCGTTCACCTGGCGCCAGGACGTGCTGACGGACAGCGCCCGGGAGCTCTTCGAGCTCGCCCACCAGCTCTATGAGCGGATGGGAACGCTCGGTGAGAATGTCACCAAACTGGGAACGTCGCTGAAGACCTCGGTAGACCGCTACAACTCCATGATTGGCACCTTGGAGGCCCGGGTCCTGCCGACGGCCAGGAAGCTTAATTCCCTCGACGCCGCGGGGCTCACCACGCCGGTTTCGATCGAGGTCACGCCCCGGTCGGTGGCGGCCCCGGAACTGCAGTCAGAGCACGATGCCGCGGAGTCCGCCGCTTAG
- a CDS encoding multidrug efflux SMR transporter gives MAYLFLTGAIIFEVAGTVSLRLAVDNKRWYGAVAVGYLVAFMMLTLTLSNGLPLGVSYGIWAAAGVALTAIISKFLFKEPLTWLMGLGIILVIGGVLLVELGAAH, from the coding sequence ATGGCCTACCTGTTCCTCACCGGCGCAATCATCTTCGAAGTCGCCGGCACCGTTAGCCTTCGCCTCGCTGTCGACAACAAACGCTGGTATGGCGCCGTCGCCGTCGGCTACCTCGTCGCCTTCATGATGCTCACCCTCACCCTCTCCAACGGTCTTCCCCTGGGCGTGTCCTACGGTATCTGGGCAGCTGCAGGCGTCGCCCTCACGGCCATCATCTCCAAATTCCTGTTCAAAGAACCCCTCACCTGGCTAATGGGCCTTGGAATAATCCTCGTAATCGGCGGCGTCCTGCTCGTCGAGCTCGGCGCAGCTCACTAA
- a CDS encoding ABC transporter family substrate-binding protein, translated as MRWVRTARAVGVAAAVALALGACAGNSEGTAPTLAAAPVASDGSATVIEVNAFNTFNPNTAEGNTDINAKISYATHSGFFYLDNKLNVVRNEKFGKMEKTSDNPLTVKYTINEGVKWSDGTPVTAADLLLQWAAFSGFYDDADPEAGTGTSYFSYAGDPTGVALTDFPELGADNRSMTLKYSKPFADWEVAIGGPGVDIPAHVLATRAGLNDVGDFVDLLKNTPRGDAGAPEPANARLRAVAEMWNTGFDTTTLPADPILYLSNGPYIVKAVNPDRSLTMVRNKDYNWGPEPRLDEITVRSIGSAAAQVQALKDGEADIIALQPAADTVDQLTALQGQGVTVDVGNQLAFDHIDLNYTGPFAEKNVREAFLKTVPRKDIVDKLVKKLDPKAAPLDSQMFFPAQAPYADAVKDNGSSAYQDVDIDAAKKLLDGATPEVRILYNRDNPNRVEAYSQIRGSAAEAGFRIVDGGLGASDWGRALGGGTYDAAIFGWISTGVGVTGVPQVFKAGNDSNFNRYTDPEADRLMDELIATTDRSKQDGLIQQIDRKLWDSAYGLPLFQTVGVVAYSDRITGVKHMPTQTGVWWNFWEWTQK; from the coding sequence ATGCGCTGGGTTCGGACTGCCCGGGCAGTGGGTGTGGCCGCAGCCGTTGCCCTGGCGCTCGGCGCCTGCGCCGGGAACAGCGAGGGCACAGCCCCGACTCTTGCTGCAGCGCCAGTCGCGTCGGACGGGTCGGCGACGGTCATCGAGGTGAACGCCTTCAACACGTTCAACCCCAACACCGCTGAAGGCAATACCGACATCAACGCAAAAATCAGCTACGCCACCCACTCGGGGTTCTTTTACCTCGATAACAAGCTGAACGTCGTGCGCAACGAGAAGTTCGGCAAGATGGAAAAGACCTCGGACAACCCGCTGACGGTCAAGTACACCATCAACGAGGGTGTGAAGTGGTCGGACGGAACACCGGTCACGGCGGCGGACCTGCTGTTGCAGTGGGCCGCCTTCTCCGGGTTCTACGACGACGCCGACCCGGAAGCCGGTACCGGTACGTCCTACTTCTCCTATGCCGGAGACCCGACCGGCGTCGCCCTGACCGACTTTCCGGAACTCGGCGCGGACAACCGCTCCATGACCCTGAAGTACTCCAAGCCCTTCGCCGACTGGGAGGTCGCTATTGGCGGGCCCGGGGTCGATATCCCGGCGCACGTCCTCGCCACAAGGGCGGGGCTGAACGACGTGGGCGACTTCGTTGACCTCCTGAAGAACACACCGCGCGGTGACGCCGGGGCGCCGGAGCCTGCCAACGCCCGGCTCCGGGCAGTGGCGGAGATGTGGAACACCGGCTTCGACACCACGACCCTGCCGGCCGACCCGATCCTGTACCTGTCCAACGGCCCGTACATCGTCAAGGCCGTCAACCCGGACCGGTCCCTGACCATGGTCAGGAACAAGGACTACAACTGGGGTCCGGAACCCAGACTGGACGAAATCACCGTCCGCTCCATCGGTTCCGCTGCGGCCCAGGTGCAGGCGCTCAAGGACGGCGAAGCCGATATCATCGCCCTGCAGCCTGCTGCCGATACGGTGGACCAGCTCACGGCACTGCAAGGCCAGGGCGTCACGGTGGACGTGGGCAACCAGCTCGCATTCGACCACATCGACCTGAACTACACGGGTCCTTTCGCCGAAAAGAACGTCCGCGAGGCCTTCCTGAAAACGGTGCCGCGCAAGGACATCGTCGACAAGCTCGTCAAAAAGCTCGACCCGAAGGCTGCACCGCTCGACTCGCAGATGTTCTTTCCAGCTCAGGCACCGTACGCCGACGCCGTCAAGGACAACGGCTCGTCCGCCTACCAGGACGTGGACATCGACGCCGCAAAGAAGCTGCTGGACGGAGCCACTCCGGAGGTGCGCATCCTCTACAACAGGGACAACCCCAACCGCGTCGAAGCGTACTCGCAGATCCGCGGGTCAGCAGCCGAAGCAGGCTTCCGGATCGTCGACGGCGGCCTTGGCGCCTCCGACTGGGGCAGGGCACTCGGCGGGGGCACCTATGACGCCGCCATCTTCGGGTGGATCAGCACGGGTGTCGGCGTCACCGGTGTTCCGCAGGTCTTCAAGGCGGGCAATGACTCCAACTTCAACCGGTACACCGACCCGGAAGCCGACAGGCTGATGGACGAACTCATTGCCACGACCGACCGCAGCAAGCAGGACGGCCTCATCCAGCAGATCGACAGGAAGCTCTGGGATTCTGCCTACGGCCTCCCGCTGTTCCAGACAGTCGGCGTCGTCGCGTACAGCGATCGGATTACCGGAGTCAAGCACATGCCGACCCAGACCGGTGTCTGGTGGAACTTCTGGGAGTGGACCCAGAAGTAA
- a CDS encoding glycoside hydrolase family 3 protein: MSQPDYLNPSLTAEQRVNDLLPRMMLEEKAGLLFQPVTRLPEEGYSDEEARADARASVQDKLLNHLHVLNGTKAAEIAEWTNELQGLAADTRLGIPITFSTDPRSGFRSTPFTGQSTDELSRWPEHTGLAAIGDTDLAYQYGDTLRQEQLAMGIRVYLGPMADLYSEPRWSRGFGTFGEDVDMVSRLTAAFIRGLRGSNTLGPESVAAVVKHFPGAGPQLRGDDAHDKRFPEQVYPGGQQQLHLRPFEAAFEAGVTQIMPYYGMPVGTDWQERGFAFNEPVIRDLLRGKYRFEGIVLSDWFLLEPTIHAGLTFGPNGYGLEDLTPTERLVIGIGAGVDQFGGDSCTWRVLQAVRDGQLDETQVNRSVARLLREKFTLGLFENRYVDVEHAHEIGTNPEFRARGNYAQAASLTLLKNGDTMPLRAGTRVYSEGIDWSTVEHDLEIVGTPAHAEVNLVRLDAPWQPDPDNALGDFFHRGQLDFPQDTVKHIAELAAQAPTIAAIYLERPAVVTELLPHLAGLIGEFGASDQVLADALRGRTPFTGKLPFDLPSSMTAIEISREDVPFDTENPSFSHGHGITVTPATL; encoded by the coding sequence ATGAGCCAACCTGACTACCTCAATCCCTCACTCACCGCCGAGCAGCGGGTGAACGACCTCCTTCCGCGCATGATGCTGGAAGAAAAAGCAGGACTGCTCTTCCAGCCCGTCACACGGCTACCGGAAGAGGGCTACAGCGACGAAGAAGCCCGCGCCGACGCCCGCGCCTCCGTGCAGGACAAGCTCCTGAATCATCTCCACGTCCTCAACGGCACCAAGGCCGCAGAGATAGCTGAATGGACGAACGAACTACAGGGACTCGCGGCGGATACACGCCTGGGCATCCCCATCACGTTCTCCACGGACCCGCGCAGCGGGTTCCGCAGCACCCCATTCACCGGGCAGAGCACCGACGAACTGTCCCGCTGGCCCGAGCACACCGGCCTCGCTGCAATTGGAGACACCGACCTTGCCTACCAATACGGCGACACACTCCGCCAGGAGCAACTCGCGATGGGGATCCGCGTCTACCTCGGCCCGATGGCAGACCTATACTCAGAACCACGCTGGTCACGAGGGTTCGGAACCTTCGGTGAAGATGTCGACATGGTCTCCCGTCTCACCGCGGCGTTCATCCGGGGACTGCGCGGCAGCAACACCCTCGGACCCGAAAGTGTAGCCGCGGTCGTCAAGCACTTCCCGGGCGCCGGCCCCCAACTTCGCGGTGACGACGCCCACGACAAACGCTTCCCCGAGCAGGTCTACCCGGGTGGGCAGCAACAACTTCACCTGCGCCCCTTCGAGGCCGCATTTGAAGCCGGAGTCACACAAATCATGCCGTACTACGGTATGCCCGTAGGAACAGACTGGCAGGAGCGCGGCTTCGCCTTCAACGAGCCCGTTATCCGTGATCTACTCCGCGGAAAGTACCGCTTCGAAGGCATTGTCCTCAGCGACTGGTTCCTCCTTGAACCCACTATCCACGCCGGCCTAACCTTCGGCCCCAATGGGTACGGATTGGAAGACCTCACGCCGACCGAACGCCTGGTCATCGGCATCGGCGCCGGAGTTGACCAGTTCGGTGGTGACAGCTGCACCTGGCGTGTTCTCCAAGCCGTCCGCGACGGTCAGCTCGACGAGACACAGGTAAACCGATCGGTCGCGCGGCTGCTGCGCGAAAAGTTCACGCTAGGCCTGTTCGAGAACCGCTACGTAGACGTTGAGCACGCCCACGAGATTGGGACGAACCCCGAGTTTAGGGCTCGTGGAAACTACGCGCAGGCAGCATCACTGACGCTGCTCAAAAACGGCGACACCATGCCGCTGCGCGCCGGCACACGGGTGTACTCCGAGGGCATCGACTGGTCCACTGTTGAGCACGACCTCGAAATTGTCGGAACCCCTGCCCATGCGGAGGTCAACCTGGTTCGCCTCGACGCACCGTGGCAGCCCGACCCCGATAACGCACTCGGGGACTTCTTCCACCGCGGCCAGCTCGACTTCCCGCAAGACACCGTAAAACACATCGCTGAACTCGCAGCACAGGCCCCGACAATCGCAGCGATCTACCTCGAGCGCCCGGCGGTGGTAACGGAGCTCCTTCCACACCTCGCCGGCCTCATCGGCGAATTCGGCGCGAGCGACCAAGTCTTAGCCGACGCGCTTCGTGGACGGACTCCGTTCACCGGCAAGCTGCCGTTCGATCTACCAAGCAGCATGACAGCAATCGAAATTTCACGGGAAGACGTCCCCTTCGACACCGAAAACCCATCCTTCAGTCACGGCCACGGCATCACAGTCACGCCAGCCACCTTGTAA
- a CDS encoding LacI family DNA-binding transcriptional regulator, whose amino-acid sequence MDVSKQAGVGVATVSRALAAEPHRDVSPATRERIRRIADDLGYRPSLAARALRTGEYRALSVIVPDFEWGWWEPVVRSAYNAAEEHGYHLLVHPVGERRDGAAGTISALGNVPTDGVIVLGFSASREVQNAAGALRLPVVSVDDTAAKPILPTVSVDNRAGGRMATEHLLSQGRHRLAYVGNTWAGNFVDQRIQGFRDSHESAGIEVDERLILRCENPWDDPPFTFKELDELLADGMRIDGMFCEYDRMAGPALRSLRRAGLTVPGDVAVVGYDDEESAKLTDPPLTTIRQPYEELGALAVSLAIQAQTRPLAAERQTIVPTLRKRQSA is encoded by the coding sequence ATGGATGTCTCAAAACAGGCTGGAGTCGGCGTGGCAACCGTGTCACGGGCCCTGGCGGCAGAACCACACCGGGATGTCAGCCCTGCGACCCGCGAACGCATCCGCAGGATCGCCGATGATCTTGGCTATCGGCCCTCACTCGCGGCCAGGGCATTACGGACCGGCGAATACCGGGCTCTGAGCGTCATCGTTCCGGACTTCGAATGGGGCTGGTGGGAGCCGGTAGTCCGTAGCGCGTACAACGCCGCCGAAGAGCATGGCTACCACCTTCTCGTGCATCCGGTTGGCGAACGCAGGGACGGAGCTGCCGGTACTATCTCGGCACTGGGAAACGTGCCCACAGATGGAGTGATAGTTCTCGGATTCAGCGCGAGCCGGGAAGTGCAAAACGCCGCCGGCGCCCTTCGTCTACCAGTCGTATCCGTAGACGACACGGCGGCTAAGCCGATTCTCCCGACCGTATCGGTAGACAATCGAGCAGGTGGTCGGATGGCAACCGAACACCTGCTCTCCCAAGGCCGGCATAGGCTCGCATATGTCGGAAACACATGGGCGGGTAACTTCGTTGATCAGCGCATTCAAGGATTTAGAGACTCCCACGAATCCGCGGGTATTGAAGTCGATGAGCGGCTAATCCTTAGGTGTGAGAACCCATGGGACGATCCACCGTTCACCTTCAAGGAGCTCGACGAACTCCTCGCAGACGGCATGCGCATCGACGGGATGTTCTGCGAGTACGACCGGATGGCAGGTCCTGCATTAAGGTCACTACGCAGAGCCGGATTGACGGTGCCGGGCGACGTTGCCGTGGTCGGCTACGACGACGAGGAATCGGCTAAACTCACGGATCCACCGCTGACCACCATCCGGCAGCCCTATGAAGAACTCGGTGCTCTCGCGGTATCACTCGCGATTCAAGCCCAGACCCGGCCCCTGGCCGCAGAGCGCCAAACGATCGTCCCCACTCTTCGTAAACGACAGTCTGCATAG
- a CDS encoding multidrug efflux SMR transporter: protein MNKTTKGWLLLAAAILAEVTGSLSLKGALEHSALYVVVAAGYLGAFALLAVVLRAGMALGVAYGIWGASGVALTAIGSLVIFGEPLTFLMGIGIVVIIAGVLCVELGAQAAHKKAESA from the coding sequence ATGAACAAGACCACCAAGGGGTGGTTGCTTCTGGCTGCCGCAATCCTGGCAGAAGTGACTGGATCACTGTCCCTCAAGGGTGCGCTCGAACACTCTGCCCTGTACGTCGTAGTAGCCGCTGGCTACCTCGGCGCATTCGCCCTGCTCGCCGTCGTGCTCCGTGCCGGCATGGCGCTCGGTGTCGCCTACGGCATCTGGGGGGCAAGCGGCGTCGCGCTTACCGCGATCGGCTCGCTCGTCATCTTCGGTGAGCCGCTCACTTTCCTTATGGGTATCGGCATCGTCGTCATCATCGCCGGGGTCCTATGCGTCGAACTCGGAGCTCAAGCCGCACACAAGAAAGCCGAGTCCGCATAA
- a CDS encoding site-specific integrase, with product MGKEHARHFARKIDAQKWLNEVTTAVVTGTYVGPKAGTITLPAFFEDWSKRQIWAAGTAKAMSLAVRSCTFANVEFRNLKRSHVETWVKKMSQDGLAAGTIKTRLNNVRSVLHGARNDRCLAADPAEGVSLPRGRKAEHAMLIPSPSDVGKLLEASDDWFRPFVAMCAFAGLRLGEAAAVQLSDIDFLHRTLNVQRQVQRAGAGQVSITPPKYGSERLVHIPDALVQMLAQHVEHVGVHSVHQWLFIGDGGLPPHQNTSGYWWRKTVKAAGLSDVKLHDLRHFYASGLIAAGCDVVTVQRALGHAKATTTLNTYSHLWPTAEDRTRSAAGAMMNEALGISADSLRTGGA from the coding sequence GTGGGCAAAGAACACGCCCGGCATTTCGCCCGGAAGATCGACGCTCAGAAGTGGCTGAACGAAGTAACCACCGCGGTCGTCACCGGCACGTACGTGGGCCCAAAGGCTGGAACGATTACTCTCCCCGCTTTCTTCGAGGACTGGTCAAAACGCCAGATATGGGCGGCTGGGACTGCCAAGGCCATGAGCCTTGCAGTGCGTTCCTGCACTTTTGCCAACGTCGAGTTCCGCAACCTGAAGCGCTCCCATGTGGAGACATGGGTCAAGAAGATGAGTCAGGACGGCTTGGCTGCCGGGACGATCAAAACCCGACTGAACAACGTGCGGTCCGTGCTTCATGGTGCCCGCAACGACAGGTGCCTTGCCGCAGACCCTGCTGAGGGGGTCTCCCTGCCCCGTGGACGCAAGGCCGAGCACGCAATGCTCATACCCTCCCCCTCCGATGTTGGGAAGCTTCTGGAGGCCTCTGACGATTGGTTCAGGCCCTTCGTAGCCATGTGCGCTTTCGCCGGGCTGAGGCTGGGCGAGGCTGCCGCGGTGCAGCTTTCCGACATCGATTTCCTGCACCGGACCCTCAACGTTCAGAGGCAAGTTCAACGCGCTGGCGCGGGCCAGGTGTCCATCACTCCTCCGAAGTACGGTTCGGAGCGTCTTGTGCATATCCCTGATGCCCTGGTGCAGATGCTCGCCCAGCACGTCGAGCACGTCGGGGTTCACAGCGTTCACCAGTGGCTTTTCATCGGGGACGGCGGCCTGCCTCCCCATCAGAACACTTCCGGCTACTGGTGGCGGAAGACCGTCAAGGCTGCGGGGCTCTCAGACGTCAAGCTGCATGACCTGAGGCACTTCTACGCTTCGGGCCTGATCGCTGCCGGATGCGATGTTGTGACCGTGCAAAGGGCACTGGGCCATGCCAAGGCCACCACCACCCTGAACACGTATTCGCACCTTTGGCCGACGGCGGAAGACCGCACAAGGTCCGCTGCCGGGGCCATGATGAACGAAGCTCTCGGGATTTCTGCGGACTCCCTGCGGACTGGCGGGGCCTGA
- a CDS encoding MFS transporter, translating into MTATPPDSVSPLATTFEGAASPAPKPLPRVGALFIGVYALAMFGIWMAINLPATVTVALRIAELDPANKTTTYSLVAGIGTLVAVLANPFFGRLSDRTRSRFGRRRPWIVVGLAGTTVGAAVIGLSDSIPMLILGWVLMQAFINAAIAATLAIVADRIPESQHGLVGALSGTAAAASTVVGIFFIQAFPTSILAQIGLPVAIAIVFGFALVALMKDDKPAAGERTPFTLREFAGSFYINPRKSPDFAWFLLAFFLINLGLGVIATYAVYYLQDQVKIAEADLPGTLFVTFLLSGLVALLVAPLAGWISDKTGRRKPLFILAAVLMATGMGVIVLAQDATMFIIGQTLGAGLAAGILFGIYIAFAVATLKDTSTVGRDLGIVNIAFTLPFSLVPFAAPLLLGSGDDPNYLLLYIVGGILSLTCIPVLFKIRAAR; encoded by the coding sequence GTGACTGCAACCCCTCCCGATTCGGTATCCCCGCTCGCAACAACCTTTGAGGGGGCGGCATCCCCCGCTCCCAAACCACTCCCCCGCGTCGGGGCACTGTTCATCGGCGTATATGCGCTGGCGATGTTCGGCATCTGGATGGCGATCAACCTCCCGGCCACTGTTACGGTGGCACTGCGCATTGCCGAGCTCGATCCCGCAAACAAGACCACGACGTACTCCCTGGTCGCCGGCATTGGGACGCTGGTTGCGGTACTCGCCAATCCCTTCTTCGGCCGGCTGAGCGACCGCACCAGGAGCAGGTTCGGCCGCCGCCGCCCGTGGATTGTGGTCGGCCTCGCCGGTACGACCGTCGGTGCCGCGGTTATCGGCCTGAGCGATTCAATACCGATGTTGATCCTCGGATGGGTTCTCATGCAGGCTTTCATCAACGCCGCAATCGCAGCGACGCTCGCCATCGTTGCCGACCGAATCCCCGAATCCCAGCACGGCCTCGTCGGCGCGCTCTCCGGCACGGCCGCCGCCGCGTCCACCGTGGTGGGAATTTTCTTCATCCAGGCGTTCCCCACAAGTATCCTCGCGCAAATCGGGCTCCCGGTAGCCATCGCCATCGTCTTCGGGTTCGCCCTGGTTGCCCTGATGAAGGACGACAAGCCGGCGGCAGGCGAACGCACCCCGTTCACCCTCAGGGAGTTCGCCGGCAGCTTCTACATCAACCCGCGCAAATCCCCGGACTTTGCCTGGTTCCTGCTCGCGTTCTTCCTAATCAATCTTGGCCTGGGCGTCATCGCAACATACGCGGTGTACTACCTGCAGGACCAGGTCAAGATCGCCGAGGCTGACCTGCCAGGGACTCTCTTCGTCACCTTCCTGCTCAGCGGCCTCGTCGCGCTACTCGTTGCCCCCTTGGCTGGCTGGATCAGCGACAAGACCGGGCGGCGCAAACCACTCTTCATCCTCGCTGCTGTCCTCATGGCCACCGGGATGGGCGTGATCGTTCTCGCACAGGACGCCACGATGTTCATCATCGGGCAGACGCTGGGAGCTGGTCTTGCCGCCGGCATCCTCTTCGGCATCTATATCGCCTTCGCCGTAGCAACACTCAAAGACACGTCCACGGTCGGGAGGGACCTCGGCATTGTGAACATCGCCTTCACCCTCCCGTTCTCCCTGGTCCCGTTCGCCGCACCGCTCCTCCTCGGCTCCGGTGACGACCCGAACTACCTGCTGCTGTACATCGTCGGCGGCATCCTCAGCCTCACCTGCATCCCCGTGCTGTTCAAAATCCGCGCGGCACGGTAA
- a CDS encoding ROK family protein: MTTDTATTGHYISIDIGGTGIKGGIVDLDAVRIQGNTLRLPTPRPATPHDIGDAVAQLADELEAEHNRPVQSSIGITFPGIIQHGISRAVANVDSAFINLDIQAFFTAPA; this comes from the coding sequence ATGACCACCGACACCGCCACCACCGGCCACTACATCAGCATCGACATCGGCGGCACGGGAATCAAAGGCGGCATCGTGGATCTCGATGCGGTCCGAATTCAAGGCAACACGCTCCGACTACCCACACCCCGACCAGCCACACCCCACGACATCGGCGATGCCGTCGCTCAACTCGCGGACGAACTGGAAGCTGAACACAACCGGCCGGTGCAATCTTCCATCGGCATCACCTTTCCCGGTATCATCCAGCACGGCATCTCACGAGCCGTAGCAAACGTCGACAGCGCCTTCATCAACCTCGACATCCAAGCCTTCTTCACCGCGCCAGCGTGA
- the ychF gene encoding redox-regulated ATPase YchF: protein MALTIGIVGLPNVGKSTLFNALTRNQVLAANYPFATIEPNIGVVNLPDPRLEKLAGIFGSARLLPAPVSFVDIAGIVKGASEGEGLGNKFLANIREAEAIAQVVRVFDDPDVIHVDGKVDPRSDMETINTELILADLQTIENAIPRIEKEVKIKKREAAELAAIKAAQAVLERGDTIFASVKSDKLEMEHLKELSLLTAKPFIYVFNADEGILGSPEKQEELRAMVAPADAIFLDAKLESDLVELDEEEAREMLEMNGQDESGLDQLARVGFHTLGLQTYLTAGPKETRAWTIHRGDTAPQAAGVIHSDFQRGFIKAEVVSFEDLLEAGSMAEAKARGKVRIEGKEYVMADGDVVEFRFNV from the coding sequence GTGGCTCTTACTATTGGCATCGTCGGACTGCCCAACGTCGGCAAATCAACTCTTTTCAACGCACTGACCCGCAACCAGGTGCTCGCAGCGAACTACCCGTTCGCGACGATCGAACCCAACATCGGTGTCGTGAACCTGCCCGACCCCAGGCTGGAAAAGCTCGCCGGGATCTTCGGCTCCGCCCGGCTGCTGCCCGCTCCCGTGTCCTTCGTGGACATCGCCGGGATCGTCAAAGGCGCGTCGGAGGGCGAAGGCCTGGGAAACAAGTTCCTCGCCAACATCCGTGAGGCCGAGGCCATCGCCCAGGTTGTCCGTGTGTTCGATGACCCCGACGTCATCCACGTTGACGGCAAGGTCGACCCCCGCTCGGACATGGAGACCATCAACACCGAGCTGATCCTGGCCGACCTGCAGACCATCGAAAACGCCATCCCCCGGATCGAAAAAGAAGTCAAGATCAAGAAGCGTGAAGCTGCCGAGCTCGCTGCCATCAAGGCGGCCCAGGCGGTACTGGAGCGCGGTGACACCATCTTTGCATCGGTCAAGAGCGACAAGCTGGAGATGGAGCACCTCAAGGAGCTCAGCCTCCTGACGGCCAAGCCCTTCATCTATGTCTTCAACGCCGACGAGGGAATCCTCGGCAGCCCGGAAAAACAGGAAGAACTGCGGGCCATGGTTGCCCCGGCGGACGCCATCTTCCTGGACGCCAAGCTCGAATCCGACCTCGTCGAACTGGACGAGGAAGAAGCCCGCGAGATGCTGGAAATGAACGGCCAGGACGAATCCGGCCTCGACCAGCTGGCACGCGTCGGATTCCACACCCTGGGGCTCCAGACCTACCTCACGGCAGGACCCAAGGAAACCCGGGCGTGGACCATCCACCGGGGGGACACCGCCCCGCAGGCCGCCGGTGTAATCCACTCCGATTTCCAGCGCGGCTTCATCAAGGCGGAGGTCGTCTCCTTCGAGGATCTGCTCGAAGCGGGCTCCATGGCAGAGGCCAAGGCCCGGGGCAAGGTCCGGATCGAAGGCAAGGAATATGTCATGGCCGACGGCGACGTGGTGGAGTTCCGCTTCAACGTCTGA